From a single Arachis hypogaea cultivar Tifrunner chromosome 3, arahy.Tifrunner.gnm2.J5K5, whole genome shotgun sequence genomic region:
- the LOC112791704 gene encoding transcription factor bHLH93: MELSQLGFLEELMLAPRKDTWSSCTSNDVFSPSSWNYFDPFLDTPSSSSFPPSAFSPPPPDCPFTTSYPFPDDAFTMPDLDSSYTTKYEYEYDDAPPPPLPHNHQDLDDDNNNPSVLDDEDAGFLGCKVEEQAVVDVQVHVPVVFNMGMCGIGEKKNKSKKLEGQPSKNLMAERRRRKRLNDRLSMLRSIVPKISKMDRTSILGDTIDYMKELLERINKLQEEEVEEGTSQQNLLGVSKELKPNEAMVRNSPKFDVERRDKDTRISICCATKPGLLLSTVNTLEALGLEIQQCVISSFNDFSMQASCSEVSEQRNCVDPEEIKQALFRNAGYGGRCL; encoded by the exons ATGGAGCTATCTCAACTTGGTTTCCTTGAGGAACTTATGCTTGCTCCAAGAAAAGACACATGGAGTAGTTGTACTAGTAATGATGTCTTCTCACCTTCTTCTTGGAACTACTTTGACCCTTTTCTTGataccccttcttcttcttcctttcctccTTCTGCATTCTCACCCCCACCACCAGACTGCCCATTCACCACCTCATACCCTTTTCCCGATGATGCCTTCACAATGCCTGACCTTGACTCTTCCTACACCACCAAGtatgaatatgaatatgatgATGCACCACCACCCCCACTCCCACATAACCATCAAGATCTTGATGACGATAATAATAACCCTTCAGTGCTGGACGATGAAGATGCTGGATTTCTTGGCTGCAAGGTTGAGGAACAAGCTGTCGTGGATGTTCAGGTTCATGTTCCTGTGGTCTTCAACATGGGCATGTGTGGGATAGGGGAGAAAAAGAACAAGTCCAAGAAGCTTGAAGGCCAGCCATCAAAGAATCTTATGGCTGaaagaaggagaaggaagcgCCTCAATGACCGTCTCTCTATGCTAAGATCAATTGTCCCCAAGATCAGCAAG ATGGACAGAACTTCCATTCTTGGAGATACCATAGACTACATGAAAGAGCTTCTGGAGAGGATTAACAAGTTGCAAGAGGAAGAAGTGGAGGAGGGCACAAGTCAGCAAAATCTCTTGGGGGTTTCTAAGGAACTCAAGCCAAATGAAGCGATGGTTAGAAATTCACCCAAG TTCGATGTTGAGAGGAGAGACAAGGACACCAGGATCAGCATCTGTTGTGCCACGAAGCCAGGATTATTATTGTCAACAGTGAATACATTGGAAGCATTAGGCCTTGAGATTCAGCAATGTGTCATAAGTAGCTTCAATGATTTCTCAATGCAAGCATCTTGCTCAGAG GTATCTGAGCAGAGAAATTGTGTTGACCCTGAAGAGATAAAGCAAGCACTATTCAGAAATGCAGGCTATGGTGGGAGATGCCTCTAG